AACTTTTTGCTAAAACACTGATACTACACGACTATTTCTTCCATGCTACACGCACTTTACACCTCTATGCAACTGATTCACGTCAGAAAACCCAGATCACAACAAACGGACCGATAAATAAGCAAGGGTaactaaaagaaagaaaaaaaaatcatcttccTGTCAACCGCTCCGTTGACAATTGGCTGTAaacgtaaacaacaacaaactgacCCTGGATCTCGCATTTCCATAATGTAATAGTTTTTAGATAAAATTTAGAGTCTTGCAACATAAATCACTCGCTCAAATTATCTCAATACCGCCAGTGTAGTGTTAGCGGAAGTAAAATAACATGGAGTTATTCAAATGCTTCCTATTATGTTTAGTTATATGCGTAGGAAAAATTCACTCCTCCGACGAAGGGATGTGCACGGCAAAGGAACAGTGTACGGTACAGGAGACAGATACTGTGAGCAATGACTTCTACTCGGCAGGTAAGATTGAATGTCTACAAACAGTATTcagtttaatttatgtttatggtATGCTCAATTCCACAGAtttcaacaaatattttagCGCAATTGAATCATCCGTAGCGGGTTATGTTCCTTGCAACAACACCAATTGCAACTGCCACACAGACGTACTAAAGGCTGACCTAAAACCGTTCAAATTGCATGGCATCACGAAAGACTCGATCAACCGAGCGAAGCAGTATGGAACGCACTATCAGGTGGTCGGTCATAAGCTGTACCGGCAACGCGAATGCATGTTCCCGGCACGGTGTTCCGGTGTGGAACATTTCGTGAAACCTTTGCTGTCATTGCTACCCGACATGGATCTGATCGTGAATTGTCGCGATTGGCCCCAAATCCATAGGCACTGGAACAAAGAAAGGATACCAGTACTTTcgtttagcaaaacaaatgaatatcTCGACATAATGTATCCCGCCTGGGCTTTTTGGGAGGGCGGTCCAGCCATAGCTCTCTATCCAACCGGTCTAGGGAGATGGGACCTCCATCGGAAAAGCATTACGAAAGCAAGCACCGACTGGGACTCGAAGGAATCGAAAGCCTTTTTCCGTGGTTCACGCACTTCGGACGAGCGTGATGCCTTGGTGCTACTGTCCCGTGCGCAACCATCGCTCGTTGACGCGCAGTACACGAAAAACCAAGCCTGGAAATCTCCGCAGGATACGCTGAACGCAGAACCGGCGCGAGAAGTGACGCTGGAGGAGCACTGCCGGTATCGGTTTCTGTTTAACTTTCGCGGTGTGGCCGCTAGTTTTAGATTTAAGCATCTATTCCTGTGCCGTTCGCTCGTTTTCCATGTGGGTGACGAATGGTTAGAATTTTTCTATCCCTCATTGAAACCATGGGTACATTACGTCCCGGTACCGGTACGCAGTAGTCCAGAGGAACTGGAAGCATTAATCAGGTTCTTCCAACAGCATGATCAGCTGGCGCGTGACATTGCCGAGCGAGGATACGATCATGTTTGGAATAATTTGCGCATGGGCGATGTCGAATGTTACTggaaaaaattgttaaaacgGTACGGAAAGCTAGTACGCTACACGGTTGAGCGTGATTCCAGTTTGATCGAAGTGTAGAGTTGCCAAGAAGGCCGAACGAAAAGAATTATTAATGATGGCATTTAATACGATTGAAAAAATGACAATCTCACAAATAGATCTAAAGATTTCATTCCATAAATTTCTTACGACAGAAAAATGAATAAGAAAAACCAGACAACAAGCTAGATAAAGTAAACTAAATGCTGTGATCGAGAATTTCGTAATAgggaatatttttaatagtttCGTGACCAATATGCCTGAACACATGATTAGATCAAAAGATGACTGTGGAACTAAAGATTTAAACTTGCTTTTACTCCTTTGACTGAAATTCCGATTGCATGTCGCACGCCGTAAACCTCCACGTAATATTTCTAACCCATACAATAACACCTTGCATCAGAAGTCGTCATAAGTGTATCCATTGAAACCCTTTGCTTCTATTGGTAGTGTTTTACTACACATCAAAACGAGATTTCTCATCGtgatcattcaattattaacgGAGAGATATGATTGAAACAATTCACGCCACAGGTGCTGGGGTGAAACACATGGCCGGAATTCACTTTCCACCTGCATCGCACCGATACCGATTGCATGTGTTATCAGAGTCAAGTTATATAAAACTGTTACTACTTCAGGTGttcaattgaaattgaaaatgcgCTGTATGTTATGCACTCACCATGAAGGTCAGATACCACTCATTTGACGAAATACTGGACAAGCGtgttatttgtttgaaaaaattgattcgtATCGCTTATGATTTTTAAATCCCAACTTTTGATGCATGGACAAACGAGGATGATGGAGATGATGCTGGTAGACTACATACGTTTTAAAACGAACCTTTCGAACCTTGAAAAAGCGTGTATGCAAATGGATAGCTATTCAACCCGTTGGTGGTTTCATTTCGCATTTCTTCAGCCATTTTGTAGACATTTCGCAAAGCAACAGAAACTAGTTTTAAAAACGGCAGCGCGTGTTCGGCAAACTTCACAGATtcgttgtaaaaaaaattgagaGCTACTTCGAATTACGAAACCGTCGGGTGTATCATTACGAAATAGACTTGTTTTCTGGGACAATGCACGCTGACTCACTGGGCGTTAATAGCACGCGAGATTGGCGCGTGCTCATgggataaacaaaaaatgtatccTGCAGTTACGCTTGAAGCATTGAGTGACCACATTATGAAAAAGTAATGTTCTTAACAGTGTGGATAAAGTAGCATATAGTAGAACATAGTTGTAATAGTCCGCAAACATGTGGAGAGATTAATGTTGGACAAAATAAATACAGTAAACCAAACCGCTTTCACGTTCCGGTGCAATGTAGCGTAAACCCTTTCAATGGGATGAAGCGGTGCTTACACTACGGTGCAATCAAACGAGATCATGCGCATTGGTTGGAAAGGAGGCTCTCATCCAAAACGCTGACTTGACCGATCTCGTGTATTCTCCGAACTGTTTCAGATTTACCGCGCATAGTGTTGCTAGTAGTGTACACGCTACTTTACCACGATTGCTActtcattttccacccccGCCTCCCTCCCCTCATCCATGACAGCTGATCGGTGTTTGATTTTGCGTCTCCTTCTCTCCACGCACTTTTCGTACACAAACATATTCGCTCTCGCTTTTCTCTTCGTCGTGTAGCAACCGGACCACACCACTACCAACGCGCACGTTCGCATGTAGCATACCTATCTGACACTGGGTAGAAATGACAAAATAAACATGTCAAAACAGTGCTGCCTTCTGCGCTCGGTGGAGTTTTTTGGACGAAATTTTCGCTTAACCACCGAGTGATCATGGTGTTTTCGAAGAGAAAGATGAAGCAGTTCCTAGCGTTCGGAGTGACGATCGTGCTCGGTAGGTGTTACGTGCATGAAACTCCCCTGTTTGGTTGCGTACCAATCGACGGGACCTAATCGTTCTGTGCGTGCTCTGCTAGGGACGTTCCTGGCAAAGTTTACTTTCGTCCACAAGAAATGGCACCCCATTCAGCAGTGATAAAAGGATAACAATCTTTCCTACAAGCAATGCATTACGCCACACAGTAAGATGGTTCCAATAAACAGTGTAAACTTTGTCAAATATGCTGTGAAAGGTCgttaaaagttttgtttacgttctTAACATTGTTGGATGTTGCCTACCCGCCTATCCTGCTGTGTGCAAAACCGACGAAGGATGGAGAATCGGACAAATGTTCGAGAATAATCAGTATATTTTTAAACGTTCACCATACCCATCAAGAAGTGAGCAAGAATTGTGGAAATATTGTGTGACCATTCTAGCCGGACCGTACGCTCCTCGCTGCGGCATAAGACTTGTAGTGAAAGTGCGTGATTGCGTTGTTGTTACCATGGTGCTAGGATATGTgtttatttaaagtttaattgTGGCGATAAAGGCGGTTGAATGGCATTTACCGATTTATTTACAAGCAAGAGCAGGTCCACTCGGACACCGTTGCAATATCCGTTAACAGTCTTTCAAAATATCTTCAAACGAAAAGATTTCTTTTAAGCAGATTGAGCGTTTCATGTATTTATGTATCTATTACTTTCCAttggttcttttcttttgcttcataATGATTTCACGCACAGTGATTTGTTTGTACAAATCATGGGGCAGTCCAACAAACGGGATGTCACACTACGCGTATGATGACGGTGATAACGCGATTGTCGGAGCGGTAGATAACACGGCCGACGAGCAGGAGAATCGGCGGGCCGGTCCATCACCGGAACGGCTTGTACTGTCGGTGGCCGATCGCAACGGTCACAGGCAACATAACAGCATCGATGGGccaaacgatgatgatgcggaCGTTGGTGGTCCATTGGGCCATGACAATGTTGAACGGGTGTTGATGCAAAACAAGCTACGGTCATTCCGGAAGGGATCATCCGTTGGCGTGATGCCCAAACGGCACGACGATGTTGCGCTAGACGATCCCGAGCGAGAATCGCGATTAAACGAGCTGCACGAGGCTAAACGACAGATACTGGAGCTGGAACGGAAGATACAGGAACTGGAAGGTCGGATACCGCGCAAATATCCGGACGTAACGTTTTTGAACTACAAAAATCGTAAACGGATACTGGtaagtttgttattttttttgccattgcaCCACGTTTAATGATGCGCGCTGTGTCGGACCATTAAACGTAATTTGGACCAAATACTTTGTGGCTAACCTTGATGAATACCTCATTAGCAATGATACCAATTCTCTACGTGATGTCAGATAAATTatacttttttgttatcaACTGTCCGTGCATAGAGTAAAACGTTTCGCTTTCAACAAATTACAACAACTAGTGAACTCACCTCAAGGTTATTCTTTTAGTAAAAGTTTGCTTCATCCATTGGAAGTTAGAGTACAACAGTTttcgaatatattttttttatttgatacgAATCAGAAGAAGGCTCAACACATCTTTCGTTTAGACGTCAGTTTCATCGGACGAGTCACGCCCAATATATTAGTAACAGAAGTGTACACTTCTTGGTGACTTGAACAATTTGCAAAAGCTAAAAATGGTTTAATATATCAACCGGTAATGTTTCCGTTTAACCAcggaatgaaaatttcaaacaatgttAAAGAGCTTCGTTTGACCATATATCGCCGACAGGCTGTGGGGCTGTTAACTCTTGTGATAATATTTACCGAAAAGATGATGGAACGGTCCGCGGCGATTGGTACATAACACTCTCAAACACACGTGCGATCGCTTGGGTATTGGCAATACCGGCCCAAGGATTACAGAGCGGGGGAACAGGCTGAGCAAACTGTTCAGCTGCGTGGCACACACTCATCCGAACGTTGATGAGCTTGTTGATATGATGAAGCGTTTGCGGGTTGGGTTCCAAGTTGAACTGCGCTGACTtataacaacaacaccaaaaaaacccCGCCACATATATGCTACCGTCTTTAATGGAGTTCAACAAAGTTATGCAATGGTTCCCCAATAGTGGAGCATAATTTTGAGCTTCCAGTCATGGCAGCATGTAATGGCAAAGTAAACCCTTGGGGATGTGTACACAACGCAACGATCGCCACTCCTAGCTCGTAGCATACATGAGGATCTCAGAAACCGAACCACACAATGCACATTCAGTCGCAGTCGCCTTTGGGATTCTTTTTTATCACTAAGATCGCTTAATACCCGTTTGCTCCATATCCCTACCTTTTCAGAAGCCTATTACCATTTCGCTATCGATCGAAGTTTTAGCTGCCTTATTCTTCTATCAGCATCAGAGCGATCGCACGATCTGGCTAAAAGGTTTTCTAAAGTCAGCTGGTTTTTGCTTTAGCTCCATGTTATCAAGGTTGTGGATACGGAGTTTTAGGTGAATGTCGGCTGTTAAACTTAATTATATGAACCTTCTAGGGTTTATCCGTTGCGTGAAAGGAGATATTGCAGGGAGAGTCTGACAGAATGGCAAGAAAAtgtggttcattttttttatttacaaacgcgtttttgcttgttgtgcTACTTTTTTTATCGTGATCTTTTTAGCTACCTAAGGAAGTTGCGGGTaatgtaaccttttttttatagcacaatGAACTCTAGTCAAATTACATTAGGAAAACTGTGCATGTTTATTTTAAGTGGACATAAATATACTTAGTGGACATAGATATAGATAACATGTTATACTAGTGGACCACTATGTCGCTGTTAggttgtttaaattgtttaaattgtttaatttaaatttaagcaTTTTTCAAAAAGTTGTTTTTCCAAGTTGTTCGTTAAATAATTCGAATCGTTATAATAGACAACATTCTTGGAAGCTCAGATTTCCAACAAACCTGGCGAAGTGTGTCACGTAATTTTGAAATGTTATATGAATTCGATTATGTTGTAtactaatttaaataaaattcatatttGTTATAACCATTTGGACCGTTATTGATAGTCAGCAGTTGTAATTCATTCCTCACGCCCAGTCACGTTTCACGCCATAAAGAAAGACAACGTGCGTGATGTCATAACTTTGGGCAGTTAAATTTCGGCAAGGTTAATGTCAACCATGCCCAGTTTCCTGCGGCAGACGATGAAGAAGGAGAAATTTATACATGCAACACACCACACTCACTCTCACTTTCCTCTAATGCGCTCTCACTTTCCGGCAGATAACGGGTGGAGCCGGTTTCGTTGGATCGCACCTGGTCGATTATCTCATGATGCAAGGCCACGAGGTGATCGTGGCGGATAACTTCTTCACGGGCCGGAAACGCAACGTGGAACACTGGTTGGGGCATGAAAATTTTGAACTCATCCATCACGACATCGTTAATCCGCTGTTCATCGAGGTGGACGAAATCTATCATCTGGCCAGCCCGGCCAGTCCGCCGCACTACATGTACAACCCGGTCAAGACGATCAAAACGAACACGCTCGGTACGATCAATGTGCTCGGTTTGGCAAAACGCGTGGGCGCCAAGGTACTGATCGCCAGCACGTCCGAGGTGTACGGTGATCCCGATGTGCATCCGCAGCCCGAAACCTACTGGGGCCATGTGAATCCGATCGGACCGCGTGCCTGCTACGACGAGGGCAAACGCGTATCGGAAACGCTGAGCTACGCGTACGCCAAGCAGGAGAAAGTGAATGTACGCGTGGCGCGAATCTTTAACACGTACGGACCACGAATGCACATGAACGATGGGCGCGTCGTGTCTAATTTTATCATACAAGCGCTACAGAACCAGTCCATAACGGTGGGTATTTAGTGATTTTGAATATGAGGTTAGGAGAATATTGATTGTATTGAACTTTAATTTTTGCAGATTTATGGGAGCGGTCGACAAACACGATCGTTCCAATATGTGTCGGATCTGGTTGACGGTTTGGTAGCGCTGATGGCATCCAACTATACGCAACCTGTCAACCTTGGCAATCCGGTCGAACGGACGATACAAGATTTTGCCGAAATTATACGCGACCTGGTGGGCTGCAAGAGCAAAATCATCGAACTGCCCGCCGTCGAAGACGATCCTCAGCGACGGAAACCAGATATTTCGAGGGCAAAGAAACACATCAACTGGGAACCTAGGGTGagttaaaattattgttgGGTGATTCCTATTATGCTTCATGAATCTAAGTGAAATTTTCGAACTGCATGAATAACTCCTAATCTATTCTGAAGACTCATGAATTCTCAAAGATCCACGATTGCTTAATGACTCATGAATGACTCATAGATTAATTAATCGCTCATGAACCATGTATTTGatcatttcactggttcactggttgggacaacataataaaatcatatgttttatttccgtttACACTCCGACAGGTCCCGTTACAAGAAGGACTCATGAAAACGATAGACTATTTCCGCAAGGAGTTAGCCCGCTCAAATCACTCACAGCGAAACATCTTTGTTCCCGAAACGACGGAGTTCCGCAACTTGCTATGATACCGGATATTGTGGTGTGATGGGGACTAGTTTGCCAGATGTGGCAAATAGGATTGAATCCTTTACTGCACAACATATTGCACCCTCGCTTCAAAGCACGAAGGGGACGCCGTGCAGAATGTGCATTGTAGATATGAAGAAGGGCTTGCCGTAATGTATAAGTGTAGCATTATGATTATCATGTATTGATACTCTCTACGTTTTTAGCAATAGTAGTGAGTGAGTATTTGTCCGGAAAAGAGTGTCACATTTCTCTTCCCAACATTGaaacagtttttcaaaaatgttcagCATCTATTATTTCGGGTTtacattctctctctctctctctctctctctctctctctctctctctctctccaatTTTCGGTTCAATTAATGAAGATTTATGCTATATAATTGCAGCCACAACTTGAGTGAGTGTAGTTGACTGATCCAAAAATCTTTTAGCAGTTTCGATGATGTGCACTGCAAACAGTATAGTCTAGAAAAGTGTGTGACTCTATACCGATACGAACAGTAAACGTGTGCAATTTTACGAGGaataattcaaattcaaagGAACAAAACCGTGTAAATCtggtttaaatattatttgttacCGATTTCTAGCATCAATGCTGCATCAAATGCTTAGAGAGTGAACTGAACTTTTTTATCgatctttattttctttttaaatgtaaatactTTCTAGTCTGGTTTAAATAGCATAGTACGTAATGTGgaatgtgttttggtttgtctgtttgttttcggtgAAATAAGATAAGAGTGCTGAGAATCTGTTAAATATGTAATcaataggaaaataaaaataaaaataacatataCTTGAGTAATTTCATACAATTTCGTATTCTTATATTACTCTACTGCTGCAACCGTTGGTCGTTGGCCGGTAACAAAAGTGGTAGAGTCGGGTAGAGTCGGGATTTGAACCCAGATTTGGCTCATTGTGAGTTGTGCTTTGCCAACTGTACTATTTGAACGATTGAGCAGTTTGCCAATATGTTTCACATGTTCAACCATTCAGCAAATTTATCTCACAACAACGTAAAAAGGTTAGTTTAGCTGTTaatcatgcaataaaaaaaataatttgaaccgttttttttgttgccattttctaAATAGGAGGCAAATATGGCAACACTGCCTGTTTTGACATTTCTTCCACGCACAGAGGAAACGCGTAGCTAgattacacaaaacaaaaaacacaacaacatttCTAATTAATCATACAATTATGTTATCTTAAAGCAATGACGTAGATAAATTTTAtacttttataaaacaaactattttgttaaattctaTGCAATGAAACGTCAAGCAAATGAGTGCATAGCATTCCACAGTTCTATTTCAGTGcagtgtaaacaaacaaatgcgatTCCGTGCCGTTGATGGTGTGCAGTTATTTGTGttgtaattttcaataaatcgCAACAGCTGTTTGGTGTTTAGCGACCACCACCTCGTCAGTAATCGTAGACACTTTCCACAGGCGGCTGATCGTATGGGCCGACGAGAATGAATAACGTGTTATGCAGATTGTGCTTAATGAAGTGTGAAGAATTGTTCGGAATGTACATCACCTCGCCGAGCGGTGTACTGCGTAGTCTGCCGAAAATCATACGGGAATGCATCTCCATCGAGGTAAACGATCTCGAGCCGAACTTTTTCTCAAAGTTCATCTGCAACGAGTGTATCTACAAGCTGGAGCTGTTCTACGCCTTTCGGCAACAAAGCATCAAGAGCCAGGATTATTACAATGGTAAGAGCGGCTTTTATTATGTTATGGAAGATACCTTTTTACAGCGATGTATTCCTATTACCTCTATCTATAGGGCTCATACAATACTATCAGCAATCAGTGCCTTGCTCGAGTAAAGTATCATTAGATCCTGCAGCTGATGCGGCCCAGGTGCCCGGAACGGTTGATAGCGTATTTGAACCAGAACAGTCAGTTCATTCAAACAACGAGCTGGCCGATATAAACTTTTCCGGAAATGAATTTATGATGGACGAATCGGAAAAGCACCAGCTCAGTAAGGATTACGACGATATTATTCGTAATTTGCAAAAAGAAGACCTCGATTTTTCAACAAACGATGGCGAATTAGTGGTAATGTGTTGCCTACGTACGGATCGATAGCTCTATTACCGAAAGCTCTCTTCTATTCATTAGATGAAACATGCACTGGGAATCTCAATATCGACGAATGACACCAGAATAAGCAAGCAGGCTGTGCTGCAGCAGGAATGCTCAAGCTACTTACACCACGGTACTGACGTCGCGGTAAATATTGTGCAACCTACGGAGCCCAATGACAACGGTTGTTTCGACCCATACCATACGATGGCCGTAGCGTGTGATAAGGACATAATCAATAGCAGCACACTTTCCGTAGACCAGGATGATGATCTTAACTATGATGATTTTGTAGGCATCCAAACGACACCGTTAGAGGGTAATCGAGAAATGGTAAGCAAATTGGCtttgttgtaaaataatgttatCTTTCAAGATGCGCTTTCTTTTCCAGTCTTTATCCGAAGTGCACGTACAAGACATAATAGCGGACGTGTACAATGTTACACCTGACAAGATACAGCCGACGGGTGCAATTTCATCTTCCCAACAAATTGCTGACGTTCAGTGCAGTGAAATTTCAGCGCTTCAACAGAACGATGGTTCGTTCTTTTCTCTGGTTGACTTCAGTGAAACGGAAATTGCTACCGCCAGCAGTAGCACAACCTGTACGAACGGTACGACTGAGTTAGCGAACGACAAAACGTGCGAGATTTGCTTCAAAACGTTTCGCACCAGACAAAAGCTCACCATCCACCGAAACACGCATCTGCGATTGGCACCGTTCAAGTGTTCGTTCGAAGGATGCACTAAAGCCTTTAAGTCGCGCATCGGGCTCGATGAGCATGTGGCCCGACACACGAACAGCTTCGAGTTTAGCTGTGATATCTGTCAGAAAGGATTCCAGCACCGTAGCTATTTGTCCGCCCATAGGCGAGCGCACAACACGGAACGAAACTTCCAGTGCGCACTGTGTGAGCAAACGTTTAAGTCAAAGCAAGCGTTACTAGATCACAAAAATCGACGCCATCTCGGTGTGAAACCGTTTGCCTGCGAGCTGTGCGACAAGCAGTACACGAAGAATGCTCAGTTGCGGGCGCACATCGAACAGCATCACGAGAAGCGGGACGATGCGAGCACCCGCTATCCGTGCCAGGAGTGTGGGAAACATTTCACCTCTAAAAGCTACCTGAACGTACACAAGCGAATACATCGAAACGAGCGACCGTTCGTGTGTGAAGTAAGTGTTGCAGGTGTTCTGATCATGTCAAAGAAACGTTAAACGGTCAAAAAACGTATGATCATCATTATGATAGGCTTTCTGAGATTTCAGTAATAGCAATCTATTGATTGACCTTTCTTTCCAGATCTGTAATAAGGGGTACATCACGCGAAAAGATCTCGCAGTCCACATGACAAGCCACACGGGCGAGAAACCACTTACCTGTGACATTTGTGGCAAGGCGTATGCACGCCGCAACGCCTTAGACTGTCATCGTAGGACGCACACCAAGGAACGTCCATACGTCTGTGATATCTGTGGTCAATCATTTTCCCAGCCAACACCGTTACGGGTGCATCGGAAGCTGCACGAGACGGTGGatcacaataaaaaacaatcaccGATGGAGATCACCAATGTTACGCCTGCTTCGAACCGGCAATAGATCGATACGGTTAATAAACGTCCCTGCGGTTTGTAATCGGTGAGTGTTTTCCACTATTCGGTTGGGTTTGAACGTTGAGAAAAGCACACGCTACGCTGAGAACTGCTAACTCATGCgaatttgtttatattttaattgtttcgaCTACAAATTCACTGTCTGTTCACTATCTCTTAAGTAACGCTATACTTTCTCTGTCAGT
This region of Anopheles marshallii chromosome 2, idAnoMarsDA_429_01, whole genome shotgun sequence genomic DNA includes:
- the LOC128709609 gene encoding O-glucosyltransferase rumi homolog; the encoded protein is MELFKCFLLCLVICVGKIHSSDEGMCTAKEQCTVQETDTVSNDFYSADFNKYFSAIESSVAGYVPCNNTNCNCHTDVLKADLKPFKLHGITKDSINRAKQYGTHYQVVGHKLYRQRECMFPARCSGVEHFVKPLLSLLPDMDLIVNCRDWPQIHRHWNKERIPVLSFSKTNEYLDIMYPAWAFWEGGPAIALYPTGLGRWDLHRKSITKASTDWDSKESKAFFRGSRTSDERDALVLLSRAQPSLVDAQYTKNQAWKSPQDTLNAEPAREVTLEEHCRYRFLFNFRGVAASFRFKHLFLCRSLVFHVGDEWLEFFYPSLKPWVHYVPVPVRSSPEELEALIRFFQQHDQLARDIAERGYDHVWNNLRMGDVECYWKKLLKRYGKLVRYTVERDSSLIEV
- the LOC128709606 gene encoding UDP-glucuronic acid decarboxylase 1; amino-acid sequence: MVFSKRKMKQFLAFGVTIVLVICLYKSWGSPTNGMSHYAYDDGDNAIVGAVDNTADEQENRRAGPSPERLVLSVADRNGHRQHNSIDGPNDDDADVGGPLGHDNVERVLMQNKLRSFRKGSSVGVMPKRHDDVALDDPERESRLNELHEAKRQILELERKIQELEGRIPRKYPDVTFLNYKNRKRILITGGAGFVGSHLVDYLMMQGHEVIVADNFFTGRKRNVEHWLGHENFELIHHDIVNPLFIEVDEIYHLASPASPPHYMYNPVKTIKTNTLGTINVLGLAKRVGAKVLIASTSEVYGDPDVHPQPETYWGHVNPIGPRACYDEGKRVSETLSYAYAKQEKVNVRVARIFNTYGPRMHMNDGRVVSNFIIQALQNQSITIYGSGRQTRSFQYVSDLVDGLVALMASNYTQPVNLGNPVERTIQDFAEIIRDLVGCKSKIIELPAVEDDPQRRKPDISRAKKHINWEPRVPLQEGLMKTIDYFRKELARSNHSQRNIFVPETTEFRNLL
- the LOC128709603 gene encoding zinc finger protein 761-like produces the protein MNNVLCRLCLMKCEELFGMYITSPSGVLRSLPKIIRECISIEVNDLEPNFFSKFICNECIYKLELFYAFRQQSIKSQDYYNGLIQYYQQSVPCSSKVSLDPAADAAQVPGTVDSVFEPEQSVHSNNELADINFSGNEFMMDESEKHQLSKDYDDIIRNLQKEDLDFSTNDGELVMKHALGISISTNDTRISKQAVLQQECSSYLHHGTDVAVNIVQPTEPNDNGCFDPYHTMAVACDKDIINSSTLSVDQDDDLNYDDFVGIQTTPLEGNREMSLSEVHVQDIIADVYNVTPDKIQPTGAISSSQQIADVQCSEISALQQNDGSFFSLVDFSETEIATASSSTTCTNGTTELANDKTCEICFKTFRTRQKLTIHRNTHLRLAPFKCSFEGCTKAFKSRIGLDEHVARHTNSFEFSCDICQKGFQHRSYLSAHRRAHNTERNFQCALCEQTFKSKQALLDHKNRRHLGVKPFACELCDKQYTKNAQLRAHIEQHHEKRDDASTRYPCQECGKHFTSKSYLNVHKRIHRNERPFVCEICNKGYITRKDLAVHMTSHTGEKPLTCDICGKAYARRNALDCHRRTHTKERPYVCDICGQSFSQPTPLRVHRKLHETVDHNKKQSPMEITNVTPASNRQ